In Pyxidicoccus trucidator, a genomic segment contains:
- a CDS encoding type I polyketide synthase: MPSDIAADEQDIAIIGMTGRFPGAPDLDTFWRNLREGVESIRPLADAELDALGLDAALRQDASWVKATAALEGMELFDAGFFGYTPREAELMDPQHRVFLECCWEALEHAGYAPGSSGDFKGAIGVFGGAPTNTYLLHNLVPNADQLSMLDQVQIDVANGGDFLTTRVAYKLNLRGPGYSILSACSTSLVATHVACQSLLNEECDVALAGGVSVHVKHPEGYRYLPGGIVSPDGHCRAFDAKADGTVFGSGAGVVVLKRLADALEDGDSIHAVIKGSAINNDGAVKVGYTAPGVEGQAAVISEALGAAGVEPESIGYVEAHGTGTKMGDPIEVRALTKAFRPRKAPATPAATPPRRIPIGSVKTNIGHLANAAGVSSLIKAVLSLEHRELPPTLHFEQPSPEIDFDSSPFYVNAKLEPWPAHPKHPRRAGVSSFGVGGTNAHVVLQEAPVLPPSGPSRKAQVLVLSARSATALDAATQRLAGHLKAHPGQSLADVAYTLQVGRQPMSHRRVLVCTDHDDALAALEAEGTPRCLTDAPQVQDRPVAFLFPGQGSQYVGMARGLYDAEPVFREHLDACALHLLPHLGLDLRAVLYPDAAGAEEAARKLGQTALTQPALFAVEYALARLWMSWGVKPRAMLGHSVGEYVAACLAGVFELKDALALVAKRGQLMQSLPAGAMLSVPLPESGLRAHLTPELSLAAVNGPGLTVVAGPEEAVAALQAKLEALGVGVARLHTSHAFHSAMMDPILPAFLDAVRAVKRSAPKLPFLSNVTGTWIEPAQATDPEYWARHLRQAVRFDEGLRTLAQQPATALLEVGPGTTLTSLARRQPDAEARIALSCTRHPRETNADDVTVLLTALGRLWLGGVHPDWAGFAKKEQRRRLPLPTYPFERQRYWIDARPGGALGAARPAASATTTAPEKQADAADWFYVPSWKRAPLPRAAAASGPLASVRSWLVLADEAGVGEALAARLVAAGHTVARVVPGTEFSQRNDGSFTVDPQRREDYAALLDALQQQGHTAGGVVHLWGVTAENVPRAQAPDTGLHGLLSLAQALGARSPTELRHLCVVASGAAKVERADVLLPEVAAMLGPCRVLPQEHPHLTCRLVDVTPPGPGAEAATVAEHLLAELFTGAPEPLVAWRGRQRWVRTFESLRLEEDAASSRPLRERGVYLVTDGLEGPGHVLATELARTFRARLTLVEGPDFPPREQWEQWLATHEPRDATHRKVEAARALEAAGAEVLVLAVDATHVEHLKDAVARAVERFGRLDGVIHAAGGLRGAMLGALQDLGPEQRAAHLEPGLASLRALAAALPVDGPDFVLLMSSLSSVLGGLGQAAHAAASAYMDALAEARSDAGTVPWHSVGWDAWKLDDASALGALAKFALSPAEGVDATRRILSGASGGPIAVCTADLAARRRQSVRSAAQAGPAPGTARKSHPRPALPSAYVAPRNELERTLTTVLQGVLGIEPIGIDDNFFELGADSLLAVQASAQLRQALQAEVPAATLYQRPTARALAELLGEGDAAARERAEKLAKRKEELGRRNQWLHRRQR, from the coding sequence ATGCCCTCCGACATCGCCGCCGACGAGCAGGACATCGCCATCATCGGCATGACGGGACGCTTCCCCGGAGCGCCCGACCTCGACACCTTCTGGCGCAACCTGCGCGAGGGCGTGGAGTCCATCCGCCCCCTGGCGGACGCGGAGCTGGACGCGCTGGGCCTGGACGCGGCCCTGCGCCAGGACGCGTCGTGGGTGAAGGCGACCGCGGCGCTGGAGGGCATGGAGCTCTTCGACGCGGGCTTCTTCGGCTACACGCCCCGAGAGGCGGAGCTGATGGACCCGCAGCACCGCGTCTTCCTGGAGTGCTGCTGGGAGGCGCTGGAGCACGCGGGCTACGCGCCCGGGAGCTCCGGAGACTTCAAGGGCGCCATCGGCGTCTTCGGCGGCGCGCCGACGAACACGTACCTGCTGCACAACCTGGTGCCCAACGCGGACCAGCTCAGCATGCTGGACCAGGTGCAGATTGACGTGGCCAACGGGGGCGACTTCCTGACCACCCGTGTCGCGTACAAGCTCAACCTGCGCGGGCCCGGCTACTCCATCCTCAGCGCCTGCTCCACCTCCCTGGTGGCCACGCATGTCGCCTGCCAGAGCCTGCTCAACGAGGAGTGTGACGTCGCGCTGGCCGGCGGCGTCTCCGTGCACGTGAAGCACCCGGAGGGCTACCGCTACCTGCCCGGCGGCATCGTCTCGCCGGACGGGCACTGCCGCGCCTTCGACGCGAAGGCGGACGGCACGGTGTTCGGCAGCGGCGCGGGCGTGGTGGTGCTCAAGCGCCTCGCGGACGCGCTGGAGGACGGCGACTCCATCCACGCGGTCATCAAGGGCTCCGCCATCAACAACGATGGCGCGGTGAAGGTCGGCTACACCGCGCCGGGCGTGGAGGGCCAGGCCGCCGTCATCAGCGAGGCCCTGGGCGCCGCTGGCGTGGAGCCGGAGAGCATCGGCTACGTGGAGGCCCACGGCACGGGCACGAAGATGGGAGACCCCATCGAGGTGCGCGCGCTCACCAAGGCCTTCCGCCCCCGCAAGGCCCCGGCCACCCCGGCCGCAACACCGCCGCGCAGGATTCCCATCGGCTCGGTGAAGACGAACATCGGCCACCTGGCGAACGCGGCCGGCGTCTCGAGTCTCATCAAGGCCGTGCTCTCGCTGGAGCACCGCGAGCTGCCGCCCACCCTCCACTTCGAGCAGCCCAGCCCGGAAATCGACTTCGACAGCAGCCCCTTCTACGTCAACGCGAAGCTGGAGCCCTGGCCGGCGCACCCGAAGCACCCGCGCCGCGCGGGGGTCAGCTCCTTCGGCGTGGGCGGCACCAACGCGCACGTCGTCCTCCAGGAAGCGCCCGTCCTGCCCCCCTCCGGCCCGTCGCGAAAGGCGCAGGTGCTGGTGCTGTCGGCCCGCTCCGCCACCGCGCTGGACGCCGCCACGCAGCGGCTGGCCGGACACTTGAAGGCGCACCCCGGGCAGTCCCTGGCGGACGTGGCGTACACGCTCCAGGTGGGCCGGCAGCCCATGTCGCACCGCCGCGTGCTGGTGTGCACGGACCACGACGACGCGCTCGCCGCGCTGGAGGCAGAGGGGACGCCGCGCTGCCTCACGGACGCGCCCCAGGTGCAGGACCGGCCGGTGGCCTTCCTCTTCCCGGGCCAGGGCTCGCAGTACGTGGGCATGGCGCGCGGGCTGTACGACGCCGAGCCCGTCTTCCGCGAGCACCTGGATGCGTGCGCCCTGCACCTGCTCCCGCACCTGGGGCTGGACTTGCGCGCGGTGCTCTACCCGGACGCCGCGGGGGCGGAGGAAGCGGCGCGCAAGCTGGGGCAGACGGCCCTCACCCAGCCGGCCCTCTTCGCGGTGGAGTACGCGCTGGCGCGGCTGTGGATGTCCTGGGGCGTGAAGCCCCGGGCCATGCTGGGCCACAGCGTGGGCGAGTACGTCGCCGCGTGCCTCGCCGGCGTCTTCGAGCTGAAGGACGCGCTCGCGCTGGTGGCGAAGCGCGGGCAGCTCATGCAGTCGCTCCCCGCCGGGGCCATGCTGAGCGTGCCGCTCCCGGAGTCCGGGCTGCGGGCGCACCTCACGCCGGAGCTGTCCCTGGCCGCCGTCAACGGCCCGGGCCTCACCGTGGTTGCGGGGCCCGAGGAAGCCGTGGCGGCGCTCCAGGCGAAGCTGGAGGCGCTGGGCGTGGGCGTCGCGAGGCTGCACACGTCACACGCGTTCCACTCCGCGATGATGGACCCCATCCTCCCGGCCTTCCTGGACGCGGTGCGCGCCGTGAAGCGCAGCGCGCCGAAGCTGCCCTTCCTCTCCAACGTCACCGGCACGTGGATTGAGCCGGCGCAGGCCACGGACCCCGAGTACTGGGCCCGGCACCTCCGGCAGGCGGTGCGCTTCGACGAGGGGCTGCGCACGCTCGCGCAGCAGCCCGCGACAGCGCTGCTGGAGGTAGGCCCCGGCACGACGCTCACCTCGCTGGCACGGCGGCAGCCGGACGCCGAGGCGCGCATCGCCCTCTCCTGCACCCGGCACCCGCGTGAGACGAACGCCGACGACGTGACGGTGCTCCTCACCGCGCTGGGTCGGCTGTGGCTGGGCGGCGTCCACCCGGACTGGGCGGGCTTCGCCAAGAAGGAGCAGCGGCGCCGGCTGCCGCTGCCCACCTACCCGTTCGAGCGGCAGCGGTACTGGATTGACGCCCGGCCCGGTGGCGCGCTCGGCGCGGCCCGTCCGGCGGCGAGCGCCACCACCACCGCGCCCGAGAAGCAGGCGGACGCGGCGGACTGGTTCTACGTGCCTTCGTGGAAGCGCGCGCCGCTGCCGCGCGCGGCCGCCGCCTCCGGGCCCCTGGCCAGCGTGCGAAGCTGGCTGGTGCTCGCGGACGAGGCGGGCGTGGGTGAGGCGCTGGCCGCCCGGCTGGTGGCGGCGGGACACACCGTGGCCCGCGTGGTCCCCGGCACGGAGTTCAGCCAGCGGAATGACGGTTCCTTCACCGTGGACCCGCAGCGGCGCGAGGACTACGCCGCGCTGCTGGACGCGCTCCAGCAGCAGGGCCACACGGCGGGCGGCGTGGTGCACCTGTGGGGCGTGACGGCGGAGAACGTGCCGCGCGCGCAGGCGCCGGACACCGGCCTGCACGGCCTCCTGTCGCTCGCGCAGGCCCTGGGCGCCCGGAGCCCCACGGAGCTCCGGCACCTGTGCGTGGTGGCCAGCGGCGCCGCGAAGGTGGAGCGCGCGGATGTCCTGCTGCCCGAGGTGGCGGCGATGCTGGGCCCCTGCCGCGTCCTCCCCCAGGAGCACCCGCACCTCACCTGCCGGCTGGTGGACGTGACTCCGCCCGGCCCTGGCGCCGAGGCCGCCACCGTGGCGGAGCACCTGCTCGCGGAGCTCTTCACGGGCGCGCCGGAGCCGCTGGTCGCCTGGCGCGGGCGCCAGCGCTGGGTGCGGACCTTCGAGTCGCTGCGGCTGGAAGAGGACGCCGCCTCCAGCCGGCCGCTGCGCGAGCGGGGCGTGTACCTCGTCACGGACGGCCTGGAGGGCCCCGGCCACGTGCTGGCCACGGAGCTGGCGCGCACGTTCCGCGCACGCCTCACGCTGGTGGAAGGCCCGGACTTCCCGCCCCGTGAGCAGTGGGAGCAGTGGCTGGCCACCCACGAGCCGCGGGACGCCACGCACCGCAAGGTGGAGGCCGCCCGGGCGCTGGAGGCCGCCGGGGCCGAGGTGCTCGTGCTCGCGGTGGACGCCACCCACGTGGAGCACCTGAAGGACGCCGTGGCCCGCGCGGTGGAGCGCTTCGGCCGGCTCGACGGCGTCATCCACGCCGCGGGCGGGCTGCGCGGCGCCATGCTGGGAGCCCTCCAGGACCTGGGCCCCGAGCAGCGCGCCGCGCACCTCGAGCCCGGGCTCGCCAGCCTGCGGGCCCTGGCCGCCGCGCTCCCGGTGGACGGGCCGGACTTCGTGCTGCTCATGTCCTCGCTGTCCTCGGTGCTGGGCGGCCTGGGGCAGGCGGCGCACGCGGCGGCCAGCGCGTACATGGACGCGCTCGCGGAGGCCCGCTCCGACGCGGGCACCGTGCCCTGGCACAGCGTGGGCTGGGACGCGTGGAAGCTGGACGACGCCTCCGCCCTGGGCGCGCTGGCGAAGTTCGCGCTCAGCCCCGCCGAGGGCGTGGACGCCACGCGCCGCATCCTCTCGGGTGCCTCGGGCGGCCCCATCGCCGTCTGCACGGCGGACCTCGCCGCGCGACGCCGGCAGTCGGTGCGCTCCGCCGCCCAGGCCGGCCCGGCCCCTGGCACCGCGCGCAAGAGCCACCCGCGCCCCGCCCTGCCCTCCGCCTACGTGGCGCCGCGCAATGAGCTGGAGCGCACCCTCACCACCGTGCTGCAAGGGGTGCTGGGCATCGAGCCCATCGGCATCGACGACAACTTCTTCGAGCTGGGCGCCGACTCGCTCCTCGCCGTCCAGGCCTCGGCGCAGCTCCGGCAGGCCCTGCAGGCGGAGGTGCCCGCCGCCACCCTGTACCAGCGCCCCACGGCACGCGCACTCGCGGAGCTGCTGGGCGAGGGCGACGCCGCGGCCCGCGAGCGCGCGGAGAAGCTGGCGAAGCGCAAGGAAGAGCTGGGCCGCCGCAACCAGTGGCTCCACCGCAGGCAGCGGTAG
- a CDS encoding type I polyketide synthase — protein MSTETETAGGGLEGIAVIGMGARLPGAKTVAEFWKNLSGGVESISFFTEEELIAEGIDPALVRAPNYVKAGGVLGDAEMFDAAFFGLNPREAALMDPQHRVFLECAWEAFEGAGYSPERQPGRVGVFGGMSMNTYLLNNIYAHLAHVASLESLQASIGNDKDSLTTEVAYRLDLKGPAVTVQSSSSTSLTCIHFACQSLLAYECDAALAGGVSIHFPEKAGYLYYEGGTTAPDGHCHTFDAKAQGFVAGHGAAVLMLKRLDDAVRDGDTIYAVVKGSACNNDGSNKVSYMAPSVEGHAEAIALAQAVAGVTPDSISYVEAHGTATQMGDPIEVAALTQAFRQGTDAKQFCALGSAKTNLGHLDSAAGAVGFMKTALSLHHKKLVPSLNYDTPNPSIDFANSPFFVNTELRDWPEGPTPRRAGVCSLGMGGTNAHAILEEAPPLAPTDAPRRPAQLLLLSARTDTALELATDRLVSHLRDNPEASLADVAFTLQVGRKRFGKRRAVVCRTVADAVEALASREPQRVLTGAQESSGRPVMFLFSGQGSQYVDMGRQLYETEASFRADVDACAEKLQPHLGLDLRTVLYPPAAQREAATERLKQTALTQPALFVVEYALAKLWMSWGVKPRAMLGHSIGEYVAACLAGVFSLDDALALVAARGRLMQGMPAGAMLAVSLPESEVAGLLPPELSIASVNSPTTCVVAGPAAAVSSFEEQLAFRKVPTTPLHTSHAFHSAMMDPILDAFRDAVRKVKRHAPQVPYLSNVTGKWITTEEATSPDYWAKHLRGAVRFADGVGELLKDADAILLEVGPGNTLATLSRQHPAKGARHAFITSLRHPKESQPDMEVLLGALGRLWLAGVEADWDAFLDGERRRRIPLPTAPFERQKFWVEPKKPSPDAGRALADATAGADPKQDVSRWFYLPTWKRTVPLASGPWARTKSCWWLFTPGTEDSLGARVAKRLAEAGQEVILFTPGPRTAQVASRQWTVDPRDAAGYASLLESLTADGFAPDRILHLWGAVPEESSGAAMLDLALERGFSSLLFLAQALGRRDGAAPVSLVAVTHRMQALADELPRPEWATVLGPCRVIPQEYPHLACRSVDVVLPLAGSWQEAALADALLAECAAASRAEAAVAYRGGQRHVQAFEPVPQDAHRPESTPLREGGVYLLLGGFGTLGTAHARAIARKVKAKLVLAGRTALPERSGWDDWLTSHGATDAISRRIHKVRELEALGSEVHTVAADVADRAQLGAAVDAAVSRFGALHGVVYAAGDVDPALFRVIPDTRPEDVRHHFQSRIQGLYALEEALAGRQLDFCHLASSLAAVLGGLGLASYTAATGFMDAFAARHTQQSPVPWTSVGWDAWRFEEGSASPLAATTPFGALAISADEGARAFEHLLGLGVVGQVAVATSSLSARAARWTRPEQEQAKPEGARAAMVQVDAGAADRTPRPTLQNPYVAPRDALEESIARLWESTLGISQVGVHDSFFELGGNSLVGIKLIARVREQFQVSIPAVSLYEGPTVQALAKLIKAATLPPDAAPAEDEDASLDRGARRRARRAARQGGASDDTSEEES, from the coding sequence ATGAGCACCGAGACTGAGACAGCGGGCGGCGGGCTGGAAGGCATCGCCGTCATCGGCATGGGGGCCCGGCTTCCGGGCGCGAAGACGGTGGCGGAGTTCTGGAAGAACCTCAGCGGCGGCGTGGAGAGCATCTCCTTCTTCACCGAAGAGGAGCTCATCGCCGAGGGCATCGACCCGGCGCTGGTGCGGGCGCCCAACTATGTGAAGGCGGGCGGCGTCCTCGGCGACGCGGAGATGTTCGACGCGGCCTTCTTCGGGCTCAACCCCCGCGAGGCGGCGCTGATGGACCCGCAGCACCGCGTCTTCCTGGAGTGCGCGTGGGAGGCCTTCGAGGGCGCGGGCTACAGCCCCGAGCGGCAGCCCGGCCGCGTGGGCGTGTTCGGCGGCATGAGCATGAACACGTACCTGCTCAACAACATCTACGCGCACCTGGCCCACGTGGCGTCGCTGGAGAGCCTCCAGGCGTCCATCGGCAACGACAAGGACAGCCTCACCACGGAGGTGGCGTACCGGCTCGACCTCAAGGGCCCGGCCGTCACGGTGCAGTCCTCCTCGTCCACCTCGCTCACCTGCATCCACTTCGCCTGCCAGAGCCTGCTGGCGTACGAGTGTGACGCGGCGCTGGCGGGCGGCGTCTCCATCCACTTCCCGGAGAAGGCGGGCTACCTCTACTACGAGGGCGGCACCACGGCGCCGGACGGGCACTGCCACACCTTCGACGCCAAGGCCCAGGGCTTCGTCGCCGGCCACGGCGCGGCCGTCCTCATGCTCAAGCGCCTGGACGATGCGGTGCGCGACGGCGACACCATCTACGCGGTGGTGAAGGGCTCGGCGTGCAACAACGACGGCTCCAACAAGGTCAGCTACATGGCCCCCAGCGTGGAGGGTCATGCCGAGGCGATTGCCCTCGCGCAGGCGGTGGCGGGCGTGACGCCGGACTCCATCAGCTACGTGGAGGCGCACGGCACCGCCACGCAGATGGGAGACCCGATTGAAGTCGCGGCGCTGACGCAGGCCTTCCGCCAGGGCACGGACGCAAAGCAGTTCTGCGCGCTGGGCTCGGCGAAGACGAACCTCGGCCACCTGGACTCGGCGGCGGGCGCGGTGGGCTTCATGAAGACGGCGCTGTCGCTGCACCACAAGAAGCTGGTGCCCAGCCTCAACTACGACACGCCCAACCCGTCCATCGACTTCGCCAACAGCCCCTTCTTCGTGAATACGGAGCTGCGCGACTGGCCGGAGGGCCCCACGCCCCGGCGCGCGGGCGTCTGCTCGCTGGGCATGGGCGGCACCAACGCCCACGCCATCCTGGAAGAGGCCCCGCCGCTGGCCCCCACGGACGCGCCGCGCCGGCCCGCGCAGCTGCTGCTGCTGTCGGCCCGCACGGACACCGCGCTGGAGCTGGCGACGGACCGGCTCGTCTCGCACCTGCGCGACAACCCGGAGGCGTCCCTGGCGGACGTGGCCTTCACGCTCCAGGTGGGCCGCAAGCGCTTCGGCAAGCGGCGCGCGGTGGTGTGCCGCACGGTGGCGGACGCGGTGGAGGCGCTGGCCTCGCGCGAGCCGCAGCGCGTCCTCACCGGCGCGCAGGAGTCCTCGGGCCGCCCGGTGATGTTCCTCTTCTCCGGCCAGGGCTCGCAGTACGTGGACATGGGCCGGCAGCTCTACGAGACGGAGGCCTCCTTCCGCGCCGACGTGGACGCGTGCGCGGAGAAGCTGCAGCCGCACCTGGGCCTGGATTTGCGCACGGTGCTGTACCCGCCCGCGGCGCAGCGGGAGGCCGCGACGGAGCGCCTGAAGCAGACGGCCCTCACCCAGCCGGCCCTCTTCGTCGTCGAGTACGCGCTGGCGAAGCTGTGGATGTCCTGGGGCGTGAAGCCGCGCGCCATGCTGGGCCACAGCATCGGCGAGTACGTCGCGGCCTGCCTCGCGGGCGTCTTCTCGCTGGACGACGCGCTGGCGCTGGTGGCCGCGCGCGGCCGGCTGATGCAGGGCATGCCCGCGGGCGCCATGCTGGCCGTGTCCCTGCCCGAGTCCGAGGTGGCGGGCCTGCTGCCCCCGGAGCTGTCGATTGCCTCGGTGAACAGCCCCACCACCTGCGTGGTGGCGGGGCCGGCGGCGGCGGTGTCCTCCTTCGAAGAGCAGCTCGCCTTCCGGAAGGTGCCCACCACGCCGCTGCACACGTCGCACGCGTTCCACTCGGCGATGATGGACCCCATCCTGGACGCCTTCCGCGACGCGGTGCGGAAGGTGAAGCGCCACGCGCCCCAGGTGCCGTACCTGTCCAACGTCACCGGCAAGTGGATTACCACCGAGGAGGCCACCAGCCCGGACTACTGGGCGAAGCACCTGCGCGGCGCGGTGCGCTTCGCGGACGGCGTGGGCGAATTGCTGAAGGACGCGGACGCCATCCTCCTGGAGGTGGGCCCCGGCAACACGCTGGCCACGCTGTCGCGCCAGCACCCGGCGAAGGGCGCGCGGCACGCCTTCATCACCTCGCTGCGCCACCCGAAGGAGTCGCAGCCGGACATGGAGGTCCTCCTCGGCGCCCTGGGCCGGCTGTGGCTGGCGGGCGTGGAGGCGGACTGGGACGCCTTCCTCGACGGTGAGCGCCGCCGCCGCATCCCCCTGCCCACCGCGCCCTTCGAGCGCCAGAAGTTCTGGGTGGAGCCGAAGAAGCCCTCGCCCGACGCGGGCCGGGCCCTCGCCGACGCCACCGCCGGAGCGGACCCGAAGCAGGACGTCTCGCGCTGGTTCTACCTCCCCACGTGGAAGCGCACGGTGCCGCTGGCCTCGGGCCCGTGGGCGCGAACGAAGTCCTGCTGGTGGCTCTTCACGCCGGGCACCGAGGACAGCCTGGGCGCCCGGGTGGCGAAGCGGCTCGCCGAGGCGGGCCAGGAGGTCATCCTCTTCACGCCGGGCCCGCGCACCGCGCAGGTCGCCTCGCGCCAGTGGACGGTGGACCCTCGCGACGCCGCGGGCTACGCGTCGCTGCTGGAGTCCCTCACCGCGGACGGCTTCGCGCCGGACCGCATCCTCCACCTCTGGGGCGCGGTGCCGGAGGAGTCCTCCGGCGCGGCGATGCTCGACCTGGCGCTGGAGCGGGGCTTCTCCAGCCTCCTGTTCCTGGCGCAGGCGCTCGGCCGTCGCGATGGCGCGGCGCCCGTGTCGCTGGTGGCCGTCACCCACCGCATGCAGGCGCTCGCGGACGAGCTGCCCCGTCCGGAGTGGGCCACGGTGCTGGGCCCCTGCCGCGTCATCCCCCAGGAGTATCCGCACCTCGCCTGCCGCTCGGTGGACGTCGTCCTCCCGCTGGCGGGGAGCTGGCAGGAGGCCGCGCTGGCGGACGCGCTGCTCGCCGAGTGCGCCGCCGCCTCCCGCGCGGAGGCCGCCGTCGCGTACCGGGGCGGCCAGCGCCACGTGCAGGCCTTCGAGCCCGTGCCCCAGGACGCGCACCGCCCGGAGTCCACGCCCCTGCGCGAGGGCGGCGTGTACCTGCTGCTGGGCGGCTTCGGAACCCTGGGCACCGCGCACGCACGGGCCATCGCCCGGAAGGTGAAGGCGAAGCTCGTCCTCGCCGGCCGCACCGCCCTGCCCGAGCGCTCCGGCTGGGACGACTGGCTGACGTCGCACGGAGCCACGGACGCCATCAGCCGCCGCATCCACAAGGTGCGGGAGCTGGAGGCGCTGGGCTCCGAGGTGCACACGGTGGCCGCCGACGTGGCGGACCGCGCGCAGCTCGGCGCGGCCGTGGACGCGGCGGTGTCGCGCTTCGGCGCGCTGCACGGCGTGGTGTACGCGGCGGGTGACGTGGACCCGGCGCTCTTCCGCGTCATCCCCGACACGCGCCCGGAGGACGTGCGCCACCACTTCCAGAGCCGCATCCAGGGCCTGTACGCGCTGGAGGAGGCGCTGGCGGGCCGGCAGCTCGACTTCTGCCACCTGGCCTCGTCGCTGGCGGCGGTGCTGGGCGGCCTGGGGCTGGCCTCGTACACGGCGGCCACGGGCTTCATGGACGCGTTCGCCGCGAGGCACACGCAGCAGTCGCCGGTGCCGTGGACGAGCGTGGGCTGGGACGCGTGGCGCTTCGAGGAGGGCTCGGCCTCGCCGCTGGCGGCGACCACCCCGTTCGGCGCGCTGGCCATCTCCGCGGACGAGGGCGCCCGCGCCTTCGAGCACCTGCTCGGGCTGGGCGTGGTGGGCCAGGTGGCCGTGGCCACCAGCTCCCTGTCCGCCCGCGCCGCGCGCTGGACGCGTCCGGAGCAGGAGCAGGCGAAGCCGGAAGGCGCCCGCGCCGCGATGGTGCAGGTGGACGCCGGAGCGGCGGACCGCACCCCGCGCCCCACGCTGCAGAACCCGTACGTGGCGCCCCGCGACGCGCTGGAGGAGTCGATTGCGCGCCTGTGGGAGTCCACGCTGGGCATCTCCCAGGTGGGCGTCCACGACAGCTTCTTCGAGCTGGGCGGCAACTCGCTGGTGGGCATCAAGCTCATCGCCCGGGTGCGCGAGCAGTTCCAGGTCTCCATCCCCGCCGTCAGCCTCTACGAGGGCCCCACGGTGCAGGCGCTGGCGAAGCTCATCAAGGCCGCCACCCTGCCGCCCGACGCGGCGCCCGCCGAGGACGAGGACGCCAGCCTGGACCGGGGTGCGCGCCGTCGCGCCCGCCGGGCCGCGCGCCAGGGCGGGGCGTCCGACGACACCTCCGAAGAAGAGAGCTGA